In Saccharomycodes ludwigii strain NBRC 1722 chromosome III, whole genome shotgun sequence, one DNA window encodes the following:
- the POL3 gene encoding DNA-directed DNA polymerase delta POL3 (similar to Saccharomyces cerevisiae YDL102W | POL3 | POLymerase) yields MSKRSANEVSQEIANDVIEFGVNEESSSTFSNTKKLKSFDHSTLSEPISSMNIIPTDNFATRKTSGYQPKNSSSSSKTTANVPSSFEQELQNMKKQSNQRQVWTRSQLPQDFNAENYDISFQQLDAEQANLPGQNDDGTSYVVRLFGVTDSGHSILCNVTGFKHYLYVPAPINFSESDIPSFVEYLQKTFDREGGVHSIEFVYKYSIWGYNGAQKLPFLKIYTPIPSTVNKLRTAFERGNISFNDDWFGSGTTTYDNIAYPLRLMIDCGIVGMSWITLNREHYTLIPENERVSNCQIEVKVNYKDLIAHPSDGEWSKSAPLRILSFDIECAGRVGVFPEPAIDPVIQIANAVSITGESKPFIRNVFTVNTCLPITGSEIYDYEKEEDMLMHWKKFLVKVDPDVVIGYNTTNFDLPYLVQRAESLGLNEFPFFGRLTNVRQEIKETVFSSKAYGTRESKTINIDGRLQFDLLQFIQREYQLRSYTLNSVSAHFLGEQKEDVHHSIITTLYHGDSETRRRLAVYCLKDAYLPLRLLERLMGLVNYTEMARVTGVPFSYLLTRGQQIKVISQLFRKCLTIDTVIPNISSQGSDEQYEGATVIEPKRGYYDVPIATLDFNSLYPSIMMAHNLCYTTLCNKQTVERLHLVKDEDYIITPNGDYFVTTKLKKGILPEILEELLGARKRAKKDMKNETDPFKKNVLNGRQLALKISANSVYGFTGATVGKLPCLAISSSVTSFGREMILKTKNAVQEKYSIKNGHEHDAVVVYGDTDSVMVKFGTADLKESMRLGTAAAAYVSSLFKHPINLEFEKCYYPYLLINKKRYAGLYWTNPEKYDKLDQKGLASVRRDSCPLVSVVMNKVLKMILINKDVDGALVYINSIINGILQNEIDTAQLIISKKLAPNYKNPQPHAVLADRIKQREGVGPNVGDRVDYVIMAGNDKLFNRAEDPLYVLENNIPIDSKYYLNNQLQNPIISIIAPIIGEKQATSMFVVKSIKISTPKSTGGLMGFMRKVETCKNCKKPLEKGEGPLCKGCQNQTTEYYAKALYKVRSLEEKFSRLWTQCQRCSGSLHNEVLCSNKNCDIFYMRVKTRKELQEKVIELGKW; encoded by the coding sequence TACTTTATCTGAACCTATCAGTTCCATGAATATTATACCAACAGATAATTTCGCTACACGTAAAACTTCAGGATATCAACCAAaaaattcttcttcttcttctaaaaCAACAGCAAATGTACCTTCGAGTTTTGAGCAGGAGTtacaaaatatgaaaaaacaaagcaACCAGAGACAAGTTTGGACCAGATCCCAATTACCACAGGATTTTAATGCTGAAAACTATGATATTTCTTTCCAGCAATTGGATGCAGAACAAGCTAATTTGCCTGGTCAAAACGACGATGGAACTTCCTATGTAGTTAGACTTTTTGGTGTTACCGACTCTGGCCATTCCATTTTGTGCAATGTCACTGGATTTAAGCACTATTTATATGTTCCTGCTcctattaatttttctgaAAGTGATATCCCTTCTTTTGTTGAATATCTACAAAAAACATTTGATCGTGAAGGTGGTGTGCATTCCATCgaatttgtttataaatatagtatTTGGGGCTACAATGGTGCACAAAAATTACcctttttgaaaatttataCTCCAATACCGAGCACAGTTAATAAACTTAGAACAGCCTTTGAAAGGGGCaatatttcatttaatGATGATTGGTTTGGTAGTGGTACCACTACCTATGATAATATCGCGTATCCGCTAAGACTAATGATTGATTGTGGGATTGTTGGCATGTCGTGGATTACCTTAAACCGGGAGCACTATACCTTGATCCCTGAAAATGAAAGGGTTAGTAACTGTCAAATTGAGGTCAAGGTAAATTACAAAGACTTAATTGCCCATCCATCTGATGGGGAATGGTCGAAGAGTGCTCCTTTGCGAATTTTATCCTTTGATATTGAATGTGCTGGTAGAGTTGGCGTGTTCCCGGAGCCTGCGATCGATCCTGTTATACAGATAGCCAATGCTGTTTCTATTACAGGCGAGAGCAAACCTTTTATTAGAAACGTTTTTACTGTTAATACTTGTTTACCAATCACCGGGTCGGAAATTTATGATTATGAGAAGGAGGAAGATATGTTAATGCATTGGAAAAAGTTTCTGGTCAAAGTAGATCCAGATGTTGTTATTGGTTATAACACTACTAATTTTGATTTACCATATTTAGTTCAAAGAGCAGAATCTTTGGGTTTAAATGAGTTCCCGTTTTTTGGCAGATTAACTAATGTTAGacaagaaattaaagaaacTGTTTTCTCATCAAAGGCATATGGTACAAGAGAATCAAAAACCATTAATATAGATGGCAGATTGCAGTTTGACTTACTACAATTCATCCAGCGTGAGTATCAATTAAGATCTTACACTTTGAATTCTGTGTCTGCTCATTTTTTGGGGGAACAAAAGGAAGATGTACACCACAGTATTATTACAACATTATATCATGGTGATAGTGAAACTAGAAGGCGACTAGCAGTTTACTGTTTGAAAGATGCCTATTTGCCTCTAAGGCTTTTGGAAAGGCTAATGGGCTTGGTTAATTACACGGAAATGGCCCGTGTTACCGGTGTTCCATTTTCATATCTATTAACTCGTGGTCAGCAAATAAAGGTTATTTCCCAATTGTTTAGAAAATGTTTGACTATTGACACGGTTATACCTAATATATCAAGCCAAGGGTCTGATGAACAATACGAAGGTGCTACCGTTATTGAACCTAAACGGGGGTATTACGATGTTCCTATTGCTACATTGGATTTTAACTCTTTGTACCCAAGTATTATGATGGCCCACAATTTGTGCTACACTACCTTATGTAACAAACAGACGGTGGAAAGATTGCACTTAGTTAAAGATGAGGATTATATTATAACTCCAAATGGCGATTATTTTGTCACTACTAAACTTAAAAAGGGTATTTTGCCTGAAATTTTAGAAGAATTACTAGGTGCAAGAAAAAGGGCTAAGAAAGatatgaaaaatgaaactGATCCCTTTaagaaaaatgttttgAATGGTAGACAATTAGCCTTAAAGATTTCTGCAAATTCCGTCTATGGGTTTACCGGCGCTACGGTCGGTAAGCTACCATGCTTAGCAATCTCATCCTCGGTTACCTCATTTGGCCGTgaaatgattttaaaaactaaaaatgcGGTGCAAGAAAAATACTCGATAAAAAATGGTCACGAGCATGATGCAGTTGTTGTTTATGGTGACACAGATTCTGTCATGGTGAAATTTGGTACCGCTGATTTAAAGGAGTCCATGAGATTGGGTACTGCTGCAGCTGCATATGTTTCTTCATTATTTAAGCATCCAATTAACCTAGAATTTGAGAAATGTTATTACCCCTATTTGTTGATCAACAAGAAAAGATATGCTGGATTGTACTGGACCAATCCAGAAAAATACGATAAATTAGACCAAAAAGGGTTAGCATCTGTTCGTCGTGATTCATGTCCCTTGGTTTCTGTCGTAATGAATAAAGTATTGAAGatgattttaattaataaggATGTTGATGGTGCTTTGGTATATATCAATAGTATCATTAATGGAATTTTGCAAAATGAAATTGATACTGCACAATTAATCATCTCAAAAAAACTAGCACCAAATTATAAGAATCCGCAACCACATGCAGTTCTAGCTGATCGCATCAAACAAAGGGAAGGGGTTGGTCCTAACGTGGGTGATCGTGTTGATTATGTTATTATGGCTGGTAATGACAAATTATTCAATCGTGCAGAAGATCCATTGTATGTTTTGGAAAACAATATTCCCATTGACTCCAAGTATTATCTAAATAATCAGTTACAAAACCCAATTATAAGTATAATTGCTCCTATTATTGGAGAAAAACAGGCAACTTCCATGTTTGTTGTGAAATCTATCAAAATTTCCACACCTAAGAGCACTGGGGGGCTAATGGGATTTATGAGGAAAGTCGAAACGTGCAAAAATTGTAAGAAACCTTTGGAAAAGGGAGAAGGTCCTCTCTGTAAAGGGTGTCAAAATCAAACGACGGAATATTATGCTAAAGCTCTATACAAAGTAAGATCTTTAGAAGAAAAGTTTTCACGTTTGTGGACTCAATGTCAACGTTGTTCAGGTAGTTTACACAATGAAGTTTTAtgttcaaataaaaattgcgatattttttatatgcGTGTTAAGACGAGGAAAGaattacaagaaaaagtGATCGAATTGGGCAAATGGtga
- the CVM1 gene encoding Cvm1p (similar to Saccharomyces cerevisiae YMR160W | protein of unknown function) codes for MSTNNNTSTDHVVDPKELQCQKQSQQVENQITTTTMNNDNTPIRMLSYVSTAISNRMPSISYFNHSLSLPRFPELKESEQFHLNKKYDLLTESQKILLVEEAKELYQKNHSTWYVFNEPIESDDNIKNNMEREANKDNTIHTNTNTNYFAVYGTKSYDCPIQVPLDKSIQVFINELNKRPTSTTSLYLNHTVILPGETVKSFYHEQSVWSKIATGFRKHYNFENERHLYLKKNAANTCISNDNSNFANSGEKKIKKRKKLLVISIVGNLPESYMLKTVASLPQSYELSDNFNKALLENNSNLLISNISITSPLDSIDSNTCFKEVKLIMDKHANNFADIDGLFFIGYYHSVPLLFQTAYYIFNNFYIGQAKLPPSLGIWGIESCLSNQTLFEHSSDNDTNKKLWQNCTKQQQENITSIHKFASSKDFLSIVDWILYHTNTKITLSCKLYDNFMTIGQKLAINLKHPNIIRNVWVDLQYYNTPYRWPRQYKDLSLIEDPSGVKVDVPLPIKRVFEISLINDLILSLNLGYYNEAAPLLHVISPFFISRSFNKNTIPNVLKKQLDKDFKDWLNKVDKEHTDWKAIQSLNKFLFSHNDNRDDDDDDDDGVVQTSANNLTNLYDLLQFLEYIKYHRQIELKSEIYHDEKMYTMFLENTFFTGNLIDKKKLEILNYPPTQNIFVNTLQYKVVWDLHEYLSEFIKFKSLPIEEEDLVNGQYSLSSQFISTKHNTDCGYNIVSKYSSQTGFERNTIEAKYRVNKLWQEYWGWDPPIKGLKLLKSIFSIFEMYKSGEELIDDITFE; via the coding sequence ATGTcaactaataacaatactagTACAGACCATGTAGTTGATCCAAAAGAACTACAGTGCCAGAAACAATCACAACAAGTAGAAAATCAAATTACAACTACAACAATGAACAACGACAATACCCCTATTAGGATGTTGTCGTATGTATCAACTGCAATTTCAAATAGAATGCCATCCATTTCATACTTTAATCACTCTTTATCTTTACCTAGATTTCCAGAGCTGAAGGAGAGTGAGCAgtttcatttaaataaaaaatatgatcTATTAACTGAAAGTCAGAAAATTTTGTTAGTAGAGGAGGCCAAAGAACTGTACCAGAAGAATCATTCAACGTGGTATGTGTTTAATGAACCTATTGAAAGTGacgataatattaaaaacaacatgGAAAGAGAAGCAAATAAGGATAACACTATCCATACAAACACAAATACTAATTATTTTGCAGTTTATGGTACTAAATCATATGACTGTCCCATCCAAGTGCCTTTGGACAAATCTATTCAAGTCTTTATAAATGAATTAAACAAACGGCCTACTTCTACAACTTCATTATACCTGAATCATACAGTTATATTACCTGGCGAAACggtaaaaagtttttatcaTGAACAATCTGTTTGGAGTAAAATAGCAACGGGATTTAGAAAGcattataattttgaaaatgaaaggcatttatatttaaaaaaaaatgctgCAAATACATGTATtagtaatgataatagCAATTTTGCTAACAGCGgtgagaaaaaaattaaaaagaggaagaaaTTATTGGTAATTTCAATCGTTGGTAACTTGCCTGAATCATATATGTTGAAAACAGTTGCATCTTTACCACAAAGTTACGAGCTATCTGATAATTTCAATAAGGCATTATTGGAGAACAATTCAAACCTATTAATAAGTAATATATCGATAACTTCACCTTTGGATAGTATCGATTCCAATACTTGTTTCAAAGAGGTGAAACTAATAATGGATAAACATGCGAATAATTTTGCAGACATAGATGGGTTATTTTTCATCGGATATTATCATTCAGTTCCACTGTTATTCCAAACGGCGTACTACATTTTTAACAACTTTTATATTGGTCAGGCCAAACTCCCCCCCTCTTTGGGAATTTGGGGGATAGAGTCTTGTTTAAGCAATCAGACTCTTTTTGAACACTCTTCAGATAATGAtaccaacaaaaaattgtgGCAAAATTGCACTAAGCAACAGCAAGAGAATATTACTTCCATACATAAATTTGCTAGttcaaaagattttttaagTATAGTCGATTGGATATTGTACCATACAAATACTAAGATCACTTTAAGTTGCAAATTGTATGATAATTTTATGACTATAGGTCAAAAATTAGCAATAAATCTCAAGCAtccaaatattattagaaatgtTTGGGTTGATTTACAGTATTACAATACCCCGTATAGATGGCCTAGGCAGTATAAGGATTTATCGCTTATTGAGGATCCAAGTGGTGTCAAAGTGGATGTCCCTTTACCAATAAAAAGAGTATTTGAAATATCGCTAATAAATGATTTGATACTTTCGTTAAATTTGGGTTATTATAATGAAGCAGCTCCCTTATTACATGTTATATCTccctttttcatttctagatcatttaataaaaatactattcccaatgtattaaaaaagcaACTTGATAAAGATTTTAAGGACTGGTTAAATAAGGTAGACAAAGAGCACACCGATTGGAAAGCGATTCAATCATTGAacaagtttttattttcacacaatgataatagggatgatgatgatgatgatgatgatggtgTTGTACAGACCTCAGCTAATAATCTCACAAATTTATACGATTTGCTTCAATTCTtagaatatataaaatatcataGGCAAATCGAACTGAAATCAGAAATCTATCATGATGAAAAAATGTATACTAtgtttttagaaaatacttttttcaCGGGTAATTTGATAGATAAGAAAAAACTGgaaattttgaattatCCACCAacacaaaatatttttgttaatacATTGCAATATAAAGTGGTTTGGGATTTACATGAATATTTATCtgaatttataaaattcaaAAGTTTACCtatagaagaagaagatttgGTGAATGGTCAATATTCTCTGTCTTCACAATTTATCTCAACTAAGCATAATACAGATTGTGGTTACAATATAGTATCAAAATATAGTTCACAAACAGGGTTTGAAAGGAATACGATTGAAGCTAAATATAGAGTTAATAAACTATGGCAAGAATATTGGGGATGGGATCCTCCAATAAAAGGTTTGAAACTATTGaaatctattttttctatatttgAAATGTATAAATCAGGTGAGGAACTAATCGATGATATTACTTTTGAGTAA
- the ATG16 gene encoding Atg16p (similar to Saccharomyces cerevisiae YDL058W | USO1 | yUSOu - transport in Japanese), with protein MSESNINDNAAVDLEVSPKTKFHDNSSNKSVRKSESITESFLLDNDGNNNIVKNGTTMDSDNKDTTDLSALSKLINSESNNENSSISASDSNISHRFTRIEKDTQQDDLSESGDDNSFGNAIAPNTIITNIITNNNNDSTNNFETSDQQRSLAPTPSTVMNERNDDNIKSDNDWKSCASSIPFTTEGFPRIAKNSVNESVHNSVNIISENDDKIPITNEIDYKFINLLKARDLIEKNWDNLFAKPKNYRVCQDIINCGMSNDMDTSTNNTEQLTKLVDTCKEELLDKEREIRNLTEIMVVNKKNSNKLHDEIVSLTIENNLLQQELDKSKKDYEALVVRWMAKAQQQADLMNHSLGV; from the coding sequence ATGTCTGAGAGcaatattaatgataatgctGCTGTTGATTTAGAAGTTTCTCCTAAGACTAAGTTTCATGATAATAGTAGCAACAAGAGCGTTAGAAAAAGTGAATCAATAACTGAAAGTTTTTTACTAGATAATGATGGCAATAACAACATTGTAAAAAACGGAACTACAATGGACAgtgataataaagataCAACTGACTTAAGTGCATTAAGCAAGCTTATTAATTCCGAGAGTAATAATGAGAACAGCAGCATAAGTGCTAGTGATAGCAATATTAGTCATAGATTTACTAGGATCGAAAAAGATACTCAACAAGATGATTTATCAGAAAGTGGAGACGATAATAGTTTTGGTAACGCTATTGCTCCAAAtaccattattactaatattattaccaataacaacaatgatagtactaataattttgagACCTCTGATCAACAACGATCTTTAGCACCTACTCCTTCAACAGTTATGAATGAACgaaatgatgataatattaaaagcgATAATGATTGGAAGAGTTGTGCGTCTAGTATACCATTTACTACTGAAGGATTTCCAAGAATAGCTAAAAATAGTGTTAATGAAAGTGTCCATAATagtgttaatattataagtgaaaatgatgataaaataccaataacTAATGAAATAGactataaatttataaaccTTTTAAAAGCTCGTGATttgatagaaaaaaattgggaTAATTTATTTGCAAAGCCCAAAAATTACCGTGTATGtcaagatattattaattgtgGTATGAGCAATGATATGGACACAAGCACCAATAACACAGAGCAATTAACTAAACTTGTGGACACTTGTAAAGAGGAACTTTTGGATAAAGAGCGTGAAATACGAAATTTAACAGAGATAATGGtggttaataaaaaaaattcaaacaaACTACATGACGAGATTGTTAGTCTTACTATCGAAAATAACTTATTGCAACAAGAATTGGACAAATCGAAAAAGGATTACGAGGCTCTAGTTGTCAGATGGATGGCCAAAGCGCAACAACAGGCAGACTTAATGAACCACTCTTTAGGCGTATAA
- the GET3 gene encoding guanine nucleotide exchange factor GET3 (similar to Saccharomyces cerevisiae YDL100C | GET3 | Guided Entry of Tail-anchored proteins), whose product MDLIVPANLSSLINSSTHRWVFVGGKGGVGKTTSSCSIAIQMALAQPQKQFLLISTDPAHNLSDAFGEKFGKDARKVSGMNNLSCMEIDPSAALKDMNDMNVGGENGGAGGELGDFLNNGALADITNGIPGIDEALSFMEVMKHIKKQEEGSINYDTVIFDTAPTGHTLRFLQLPTTLSKLLEKFGAIAGKFGPMLNSLTGAGNVDITSKMNDLKQNVETIKQQFTDPDLTTFVCVCISEFLSLYETERLIQELISYDMDVSSIIVNQLLFAEYDKDHNCKRCQSRWKMQKKYLDQIDELYEDFHVVKMPLCAGEIRGLNNLKKFSQFLVHQYDPIKDGSVIYELEEQD is encoded by the coding sequence ATGGATTTAATTGTTCCCGCTAATTTATCCTCGTTAATAAATTCTTCAACCCATAGATGGGTTTTCGTCGGTGGCAAAGGTGGTGTTGGTAAAACTACCAGTTCATGTTCCATTGCCATTCAAATGGCATTGGCCCAACCACAAAAACAGTTTTTGCTAATTTCTACAGATCCAGCTCATAATTTGAGTGATGCCTTTGGTGAAAAATTTGGTAAAGATGCTAGAAAAGTTAGTGGAATGAATAATTTATCGTGTATGGAAATTGATCCATCTGCTGCACTAAAAGACATGAATGATATGAATGTAGGTGGCGAGAATGGAGGTGCGGGCGGTGAATTGGGTGATTTTTTGAACAATGGAGCATTAGCTGATATTACAAATGGTATTCCAGGTATTGATGAAGCATTGTCATTTATGGAAGTTATGAAACATATTAAGAAACAAGAAGAAGGTAGTATTAATTATGACACTGTCATATTCGACACTGCTCCGACTGGTCACACTTTAAGATTTCTACAATTGCCAACCACTTTAtctaaattattagaaaagtTTGGTGCCATTGCTGGTAAATTTGGACCAATGTTAAATTCACTAACTGGAGCAGGAAATGTGGACATAACTTCAAAGATGAATGATTTAAAACAGAATGTGGAAACTATCAAACAACAGTTTACAGATCCTGATTTGACAACTTTTGTTTGTGTTTGTATTAGCGAATTCTTATCATTATATGAAACGGAGAGATTAATTCAAGAATTGATTTCTTATGATATGGATGTTTCTTCAATTATTGTGAaccaattattatttgctgAATATGATAAAGATCATAATTGTAAGAGATGTCAAAGTAGATGGAAAAtgcaaaagaaatatttggaCCAAATTGATGAATTGTATGAAGATTTCCATGTTGTGAAGATGCCATTATGCGCTGGTGAAATTAGAggtttaaataatttaaagaaattcTCCCAATTTCTAGTTCATCAATATGATCCCATTAAAGATGGTTCAGTTATTTACGAGTTGGAGGAGCAAGATTAA
- the DUN1 gene encoding serine/threonine protein kinase DUN1 (similar to Saccharomyces cerevisiae YDL101C | DUN1 | DNA-damage UNinducible) — protein MNIKRKLDTNEVDQPILEPQQKKTFSIYKDHPEKLASLYNIIPGKEDEIYDIFSKNKTKIGRSRSCDIILHEPDISTVHCILYCIPSSADPTIKVLNIIDNKSRNSTYINGNKLVKRDYVLKNGDKIVMGKSCSFIFKYANVPINETEATNKKDSFFKAPQSINITSAQESGGSTSSGNRQVLAHKQIKQQRPISIFEKYIVGKELGSGHYAVVKEGKNKFTGEIVAVKIFHPQKTNDVKKMNQFRAETNILLNIKHNNIVRLLDRFVEPVTKSAVQTYLVLEKINDGELFDRIVKKTKLRQDETKAIFRQILGGLKYLHDNGIIHRDIKPENILLNIKKRCSLQEVQSGPWDEDEISITVKIADFGLAKFIGEMKFTNTLCGTPSYVAPEVLLKQNYSSKVDMWSAGVLLYVCLCGFPPFSEQLAPPTMKEQITNGIFQFYSPYWDDIEDSVLHLISNLLVVDPDKRFNVQQAVHHPWFNTLADDSFKVNRTKLSQEQQVPRTYSELSKLSA, from the coding sequence atgaatattaaaagaaaattagaTACCAATGAAGTTGATCAGCCTATTCTAGAACCacagcaaaaaaaaacattttccaTTTATAAAGATCATCCTGAGAAACTGGCAagtttatataatattattccaggtaaagaagatgaaatatatgatattttttcgaaaaataaaaccaaaataGGTCGTAGCAGATCGTGTGATATAATACTACATGAACCGGATATATCTACCGTCCATTGTATATTGTATTGTATTCCTAGCAGTGCAGACCCAACTATAAAAGTTCTAAATATAATTGATAACAAAAGTAGAAATAGCACTTATATAAATGGGAACAAATTGGTCAAAAGAGATtatgttttgaaaaatggaGATAAAATAGTGATGGGCAAAAGTTgttcatttattttcaaatatgcTAATGTTCCCATTAATGAAACGGAAGCAACTAATAAGAAAGACTCCTTTTTTAAAGCACCACAAAGTATCAACATAACTTCAGCACAAGAGTCTGGTGGCAGCACAAGCAGTGGAAACAGACAGGTGTTAGCTCACAAACAAATCAAACAACAGAGACCGATTTCCATTTTTGAGAAGTATATTGTAGGTAAAGAACTGGGTAGTGGTCACTATGCAGTAGTAAAAGAAGGTAAGAATAAGTTCACTGGGGAGATTGTTGCGGTTAAAATTTTCCACCCGCAGAAGACTAAcgatgttaaaaaaatgaatcaATTTAGGGCtgaaacaaatattttattaaacattaagcataataatattgtaaGGTTATTAGATAGATTTGTGGAACCAGTTACCAAATCTGCCGTTCAAACATATTTggttttagaaaaaatcaATGATGGCGAGCTTTTTGATagaattgttaaaaaaaccAAGTTAAGGCAAGACGAAACAAAAGCAATATTTAGACAAATACTTGGTGGTTTAAAATACCTTCATGATAACGGTATTATTCATAGAGATATTAAACCAGAaaatatacttttaaaCATTAAAAAGCGCTGTTCACTTCAGGAGGTGCAAAGTGGTCCCTGGGACGAAGACGAAATTTCCATAACTGTTAAGATTGCCGATTTTGGTTTGGCTAAGTTTATTGGCGAAATGAAGTTCACAAACACCTTGTGTGGTACACCTTCATATGTAGCCCCAGAAGTTTTGcttaaacaaaattatagTAGTAAAGTTGATATGTGGAGTGCGGGCGTGTTGTTATATGTTTGTCTGTGTGGATTTCCTCCATTTAGCGAACAATTAGCACCACCCACTATGAAAGAACAGATTACCAATggtatttttcaattttattccCCTTATTGGGATGATATCGAGGATTCTGTTCTACATCTaatttccaatttattaGTTGTGGATCCAgataaaagatttaatgTTCAACAAGCTGTACATCATCCATGGTTCAATACACTGGCGGATGATAGTTTTAAAGTTAACAGAACAAAATTAAGCCAGGAACAACAGGTTCCCAGAACATATAGTGAATTATCCAAATTAAGCGCATAG